A window of Eucalyptus grandis isolate ANBG69807.140 chromosome 4, ASM1654582v1, whole genome shotgun sequence genomic DNA:
TACGGCTTACcaatttttctccaattaagtTACCTACTAAGTTGAGGGTTGTCAACTTTCATTGAGTTGTTTATTCTGATGCTTACTaactatttttagaaattactaATCTTAATTAAAATCATTACAagattttatttgattaaattacCAACCTCAATTGGTAACTCAATCAaaatgttggtaaattatttataaaaaaaaaaaatgagcattGGTAAGAACTAAAGTGAGAATTAATAATCCAAAATTAGTGGATAATTTAAGCCGAGAAGAGTTAGTATATTACATTCGTAACTTCATATAAGAGCTAGTAATTTTGAAGAGCATATAAAGTTATGCAAATAAAACTTAGTGAGTCAGTACAAATTTTGCTAGTTGCAAattatgaaaaacaaaaatctatcaTTTTATGAAACTGTTGCTATGTTGCCAACAAAATAatcgggaaaaaaaattagcagTTCTTTTGTTAACCAACAAGTTTTTGACACCTATCAACATTTGTTGAAATTCACTAGCACGAAAGTGTCGTATTTTATGACACAGAACAAAGAACATCATACCTTATCTTTGTAGGGTTCAGGAATCCGATAGTTATGGCTATGTATTTGTTCTCCTCGCCAAGTACTTCTACCTACGGTAAGTTGCAAGGTAGGCACGTCTTAACTCAAATTAGGACAACTCTAATCCTAATATTATGAAGAGTCTTTTTCATAGCActtgaatttttcaagaatatcTAACAAGGAAAtactttaaatttcaaaatatatattgcaATATGACAAAAGCAGTCCACTAAAAAGtgcaaatatattttatttggaaaaattaccaaaataagtcataaacctattataattgtgccaatttagtcctaaacttatttttttaactaattgattcctaaaccttttataattattccCGGTCGtcggagccaaaggaagaaggagggaggaggaagagaggagagggagaaggaaaaaaaaaataaaaaaatatttcaaaaaataaaatattattaaaaaaatgtcgacggccatttttggccggatggactgattggaaataattataaaaggtttaggactcaattggtcaaaaaaaagtttaggactaaattggcataattataataagtttaagactttttggtaatttttcctatcTTATTTAGTTGTCTATTTTTAACGAGTGCCCTGAAAAATATTGTtaacaaaatcaactttcaaaatGTGTTAATTTTACAGTCAAAGGCGACATATATTATTTTCCCCTTCGTAAAGAATTGAAACACGACAGATAACGTGGTGCGAGATATAGACAGCTAGACATATTTTATTGTCGGCTGTGTGCGCTGTGTGATTGTATCATCTACATTGTctttttacaaataaataatttataatagcTGAAttcacttaaaaataaaataaattttagaaaataaaaaaataaaaaataaaaggggaaaacaAAGACGGTTGTGATGTACCGGGAAATTCAGCTAGCCTTGGCTCGGTAAACTTGCCATTGCAGACGACCACGGCCTCAAACGTCTCCGCACTGGCTTCCCCGTCGCGCGTCCGCCACTCCACGACCCACTCATCATTCCTCCCCTCGGCGACTTGCTCGACCCGAACCACCTCGTGCCCGAATCGGACCAGCTCGACCACCCCGGAATCTGCTGCGAAGCCCTGCAGGAACCGGAGCACCTCCTCGTGACCCGGAAATGGCCTCGGGTCATCCCGGACACCGGGTTTCGCATCAAGCGGGTAGTCCAGGAACCCCATGATTGGCCTCGGGAGGTTCACTCGGAGCGACTTGTACATGCTGCTGTGGATGACCTCGCGACCCGGATCGAGACCCAAGGGGTCGGACTCGACCCGGGGGTCATAGACCCATGTGCCCCCGACTTCGGTGCCCTTCTCGAAGACCACCACGCGGTGCCCTTCTCGACGGAGCTCCCGGGCCGCGATCAGCCCCGACATGCCGGCTCCGATTACCGCTGCTTTTACGCTCCGTTTTGCCATGGCTTTCTTCTTGTGCATAACATTTTCTTTGGAGATCCTTTATATAAGATAATGATGGGTCTATTGGGTGGTGGGTTAAGATTGAGcttatttttcccatttttaattcctttatcttttttggATATTACTCGCTCTAAACCGAGTGGAAATATTAAAATCATAGCGTGCATAATCCTACTTTCTACCTCTGATTACGTGCTTAGACCAAATACTATTTAGTCACTGTGGTGATGGCGATGCCCAAGAGAAAATGTTgatagaaaaaaatcaagatacaGTTATCAAGATTTGCAATAATTAACTTCAACTCTCACACTTCTGTGTCAGTGATATGAAATAATCATTCACCGTCCTGCTTTCAAGACGATCAACACAAGCCGTCCTGCTTTCAAGACAACAAACATAAGCCATCAAGAGGGGTAGCGCAACAATAAAAAGTGCTCTGTCTTTTGTAAGATCTTAAATTTGAACACGTGTCTTGCAC
This region includes:
- the LOC104442262 gene encoding flavin-containing monooxygenase FMO GS-OX-like 2 isoform X2, which codes for MHKKKAMAKRSVKAAVIGAGMSGLIAARELRREGHRVVVFEKGTEVGGTWVYDPRVESDPLGLDPGREVIHSSMYKSLRVNLPRPIMGFLDYPLDAKPGVRDDPRPFPGHEEVLRFLQGFAADSGVVELVRFGHEVVRVEQVAEGRNDEWVVEWRTRDGEASAETFEAVVVCNGKFTEPRLAEFPGRSTWRGEQIHSHNYRIPEPYKDKIVVIIGNGPSGIDIAKDILHVAKEVHLASRETTKLEILEGLFQHSPAIAFLLSELQSRWVAKILSGKILLPSEEEMMSSVHEYYQRIEAAGWPKRHTHRLQLEKFDYENWLVGELGLPPLEKWRQNMYFTSLSLLMTLGENWRDTWDVEKWMKGEAGGEEEPDKINCTLEC